From a region of the Corallococcus coralloides DSM 2259 genome:
- the truA gene encoding tRNA pseudouridine(38-40) synthase TruA, translated as MPRLKLTLEYEGTRYVGWQVQPNGPSIQSTLQDALQKLLGEERVFVASAGRTDSGVHATGQVASFDTQRVLPMKAYTMGLNSILPPDIAVVAAEEVSPEFDPRRWSRGKRYRYRVSNRRTRSPLLRTTHWELFAPLDVEAMRRAAQALVGRHDFSAFRAADCQAKHAVREIRQVRVEGASGDTVAFVVEGTAFLKHMVRNLVGTLVEVGKGRRPEAWVAEVLASRERKLAGVTAPPQGLVMEEVFYGDGPPPRSAGDAAVGEEDEG; from the coding sequence ATGCCCCGGCTGAAGTTGACGCTCGAATACGAAGGCACCCGGTACGTGGGCTGGCAGGTGCAGCCCAATGGCCCGTCCATCCAGTCCACGCTCCAGGACGCGCTCCAGAAGCTCCTGGGCGAAGAACGCGTGTTCGTGGCCTCCGCCGGACGCACCGACTCGGGCGTGCACGCGACGGGGCAGGTGGCCAGCTTCGACACGCAGCGCGTGCTGCCAATGAAGGCCTACACCATGGGCCTCAACAGCATCCTCCCGCCGGACATCGCGGTGGTGGCCGCGGAGGAGGTGTCGCCGGAGTTCGACCCGCGCCGTTGGTCGCGCGGCAAGCGCTACCGCTACCGGGTGAGCAACCGGCGCACGCGCTCTCCACTGCTGCGCACGACGCACTGGGAGCTGTTCGCCCCGCTGGACGTGGAGGCCATGCGCCGCGCGGCCCAGGCGCTCGTGGGCCGGCATGACTTCTCCGCGTTCCGCGCCGCGGACTGCCAGGCGAAGCACGCGGTGCGCGAAATCCGGCAGGTGCGCGTGGAGGGCGCCTCCGGCGACACGGTGGCCTTCGTGGTGGAGGGCACCGCCTTCCTCAAGCACATGGTGCGCAACCTGGTGGGCACGCTGGTGGAGGTGGGCAAGGGCCGCCGCCCCGAGGCCTGGGTGGCCGAAGTGCTGGCCTCGCGCGAGCGCAAGCTGGCCGGGGTCACCGCGCCGCCGCAGGGGCTGGTGATGGAGGAGGTCTTCTACGGCGACGGCCCGCCTCCTCGCTCGGCGGGGGACGCGGCTGTCGGGGAAGAGGACGAAGGGTGA
- a CDS encoding serine/threonine protein kinase, with protein MAPAASSPPRDAFRFGNYRLIDRIAVGGMAEIFLAHQLDASGDETPIVIKRIRPHLSKHAAFVKMFLNEARLAAQLNHPNIVQIHDLGKIVDSYFIAMEYVSGRDMRRVVPKAESLGIPFPMVYALKIASCVCAGLHYAHQKKDRYGNPLNIVHRDVTPENIVVAFDGSVKVLDFGIAKAANQVEETRSGEIKGKLSYLSPEQCLGRPLDCRSDIFSLGTVLYEWLTGFKLFTGESDVAVMRSITEAKIYAPSYFREDLPERVEAILMRALARDRERRYQTALEMQRDLDAFLESYDFTPSPLHLANFVKQLFEDERPQELKRLSTRQSSAPTSEMALELAEVAAHVDGPPTEAMRMDDLPATEPRLLALTLDPALYEKLESQARKANVSLAKLAADVLEGWLKSR; from the coding sequence ATGGCTCCCGCCGCCTCCTCGCCCCCGCGCGATGCGTTCCGCTTCGGCAACTACCGGCTCATCGATCGGATTGCCGTGGGGGGCATGGCGGAGATCTTCCTCGCGCACCAGTTGGATGCCAGCGGTGACGAGACGCCCATCGTCATCAAGCGCATCCGCCCGCATCTGTCCAAGCACGCGGCCTTCGTGAAGATGTTCCTCAACGAGGCGCGGCTGGCCGCCCAGCTCAACCACCCCAACATCGTGCAGATCCACGACCTGGGGAAGATCGTCGACAGCTACTTCATCGCCATGGAGTACGTGTCCGGCCGCGACATGCGCCGCGTCGTGCCCAAGGCCGAGTCCCTGGGGATTCCCTTCCCCATGGTGTACGCGCTGAAGATCGCATCCTGCGTCTGCGCGGGCCTGCACTACGCGCACCAGAAGAAGGACCGCTACGGCAACCCGCTCAACATCGTCCACCGCGACGTGACGCCGGAGAACATCGTCGTCGCGTTCGACGGCTCGGTGAAGGTGCTGGACTTCGGCATCGCCAAGGCCGCCAACCAGGTGGAGGAGACGCGGTCGGGGGAAATCAAGGGCAAGCTCAGCTACCTCTCCCCGGAGCAGTGTCTGGGCCGGCCGCTGGACTGCCGCAGCGACATCTTCTCGCTGGGCACCGTCCTCTACGAGTGGCTCACCGGCTTCAAGTTGTTCACCGGCGAATCCGACGTCGCCGTCATGCGCAGCATCACCGAAGCGAAAATCTACGCGCCGTCGTACTTCCGCGAGGACCTGCCGGAGCGCGTGGAGGCCATCCTGATGCGCGCGCTCGCCCGCGATCGCGAACGGCGCTACCAGACGGCGCTGGAGATGCAGCGCGACCTGGACGCCTTCCTGGAGTCCTACGACTTCACGCCCTCGCCGCTGCACCTGGCCAACTTCGTCAAGCAGCTCTTCGAGGACGAGCGCCCGCAGGAATTGAAGCGCCTGTCCACGCGCCAGTCCTCCGCGCCCACGTCGGAGATGGCGCTGGAGCTGGCGGAGGTGGCGGCGCACGTGGATGGCCCGCCCACGGAGGCCATGCGCATGGATGATCTCCCCGCCACCGAGCCGCGCCTGCTCGCGCTGACGTTGGATCCGGCGCTGTACGAGAAGCTGGAGTCCCAGGCGCGCAAGGCGAATGTCTCCCTGGCGAAGCTCGCGGCGGATGTGCTGGAGGGATGGCTGAAGTCGCGCTGA
- the argC gene encoding N-acetyl-gamma-glutamyl-phosphate reductase produces MTSPAHIYILGASGFGGGELLRLLAGHPGNAGIRVVSRHHAGSPIHKVHPHLRGLVDGRFEAEPDWRWLADSQRPVVFSALGHGDLASQFAGMEKQWADAGLTDRLLLVDLSSDFRLDHPGRYAGAYGRPHPAPDLLGTFTYGLTEWKREQVKTAKRIANPGCFATAVQLALLPIAATPGLGLLAVSGVTGSSGSGSLPGEGTHHPTRAHDFRAYKPLEHQHEAEVEVMLVAHGAQRHRLAFVPHSAPMVRGIFATVQFEWPEHGGAVVTQSLTEKYRRYYEGSKFVRIVEGTPRVAAVAGSNFCDISVATKGRSVAVMAALDNLVKGMAGQAVQNFNVALGFPEDTGLRQAACYP; encoded by the coding sequence ATGACGTCGCCTGCGCACATCTACATCCTGGGGGCCTCCGGTTTCGGCGGAGGCGAGCTGTTGCGGCTGCTCGCGGGCCACCCCGGCAACGCCGGCATCCGCGTGGTGTCCCGGCACCACGCGGGTTCGCCCATCCACAAGGTGCACCCACACCTGCGCGGCCTGGTGGACGGCCGCTTCGAGGCGGAGCCGGACTGGCGCTGGCTGGCGGACTCGCAGCGCCCGGTGGTGTTCAGCGCGCTGGGGCACGGCGACCTGGCGTCGCAGTTCGCCGGGATGGAGAAGCAGTGGGCGGACGCGGGCCTCACGGACCGGCTGCTGCTGGTGGACCTGTCGTCCGACTTCCGCCTGGACCACCCGGGCCGGTACGCGGGCGCCTACGGCCGGCCGCACCCGGCGCCGGACCTGCTGGGCACGTTCACCTACGGCCTCACGGAGTGGAAGCGCGAGCAGGTGAAGACGGCGAAGCGCATCGCCAACCCGGGCTGCTTCGCCACGGCGGTGCAGCTGGCGCTCCTGCCCATCGCGGCCACGCCAGGGCTGGGGCTGCTGGCGGTGTCGGGTGTGACGGGCTCGTCCGGCTCCGGTTCGCTGCCGGGCGAGGGCACGCACCACCCGACGCGCGCGCATGACTTCCGCGCGTACAAGCCGCTGGAGCACCAGCACGAGGCGGAGGTGGAGGTGATGCTGGTGGCGCACGGCGCGCAGCGGCACCGGCTGGCCTTCGTGCCGCACTCGGCGCCCATGGTGCGCGGCATCTTCGCCACGGTGCAGTTCGAGTGGCCGGAGCACGGCGGCGCGGTGGTGACGCAGTCGCTGACGGAGAAGTACCGCCGCTACTACGAGGGCTCGAAGTTCGTGCGCATCGTGGAGGGCACGCCGCGCGTGGCGGCCGTGGCGGGCAGCAATTTCTGCGACATCTCCGTGGCGACGAAGGGCCGCTCCGTGGCGGTGATGGCGGCGCTGGACAACCTGGTGAAGGGCATGGCCGGCCAGGCCGTGCAGAACTTCAACGTGGCCCTCGGCTTCCCCGAGGACACCGGCCTGCGCCAGGCGGCCTGCTACCCGTAG
- a CDS encoding class I SAM-dependent rRNA methyltransferase yields the protein MSALPPRLVDLLRASRARRGPLLADSATSAFRLLNGAADGVPDVTADLFGDVVVVSLYRDLTDAEEVTLLDAAVAAWTPRSVYLKRRPREARVLANVAKDALAPESAARGEPVEDFVAKENGLSFHIHPGQGLSVGLYLDMRDTRAWLQAQASGLTVLNLFAYTCAFGVAATAGGAKRVLNMDASRRVLEWGEENARLNGQAVDRYDYVAGDVFDWLGRLAKKGESFDVVVADPPSFSTTKTTRFSAARDYARLAEAAAKVVAPRGRLVACCNLAGLPSRRFEAMVLEGVTRAGRNGKTVGSLGPSGLDFPTPPGEEPALKVHVVQLR from the coding sequence GTGAGTGCCCTGCCTCCCCGCCTCGTGGACCTGCTGCGCGCCTCCCGCGCCCGCCGGGGTCCGCTGCTCGCTGACTCCGCCACCTCGGCCTTCCGCCTGCTGAATGGCGCCGCGGACGGCGTGCCGGACGTGACCGCGGACCTCTTCGGCGACGTCGTCGTGGTCAGCCTCTACCGGGACCTGACCGATGCCGAGGAGGTCACCCTGCTCGATGCCGCCGTCGCCGCATGGACACCCCGGAGCGTCTACCTGAAGCGCCGCCCGCGTGAGGCCCGTGTGCTCGCCAACGTGGCGAAGGACGCGCTCGCTCCGGAGTCCGCCGCGCGGGGTGAACCCGTGGAGGACTTCGTCGCGAAGGAGAACGGCCTGTCCTTCCACATCCACCCCGGACAGGGCCTCTCCGTGGGCCTCTACCTGGACATGCGCGACACCCGCGCGTGGCTCCAGGCCCAGGCCTCCGGCCTCACCGTGCTCAACCTCTTCGCGTACACCTGCGCCTTCGGCGTCGCCGCGACCGCCGGGGGCGCGAAGCGCGTGCTCAACATGGACGCCAGCCGCCGCGTGCTCGAGTGGGGCGAGGAGAACGCGCGCCTCAACGGCCAGGCCGTGGATCGCTACGACTACGTGGCGGGCGATGTCTTCGATTGGCTCGGGCGGCTCGCGAAGAAGGGGGAGTCCTTCGACGTCGTGGTCGCGGACCCTCCGTCGTTCTCCACCACCAAGACGACGCGCTTCTCCGCCGCTCGCGACTACGCCCGGCTGGCCGAGGCCGCCGCGAAGGTGGTGGCTCCCAGGGGCCGGCTGGTCGCCTGCTGCAACCTGGCGGGACTGCCTTCGCGCCGCTTCGAAGCCATGGTGCTGGAAGGCGTGACGCGGGCTGGCAGGAACGGGAAGACAGTGGGGTCGCTCGGTCCCTCGGGGCTCGACTTTCCGACACCTCCGGGTGAGGAACCGGCGCTCAAGGTGCACGTCGTCCAACTTCGTTAG
- a CDS encoding amidohydrolase family protein — MEGRLLLKNCAVFRADGRVRHGMAVVVEEGIIRRVAPDAEVPVLPGDWEVACRGRLVAPGLVDCHSHMVNGQLLPPNGDFLLRQPRSRLERMRSVANLLTAEDVEVLARFASARALLDGVSLVVDHLSCPTDVAGGLEAQARAANALGIRLVTSHSTHSLDGADVANAQADANADFVRRYREHPRVRGALGFHASYTCEDALLSRIAGLRKELNAAVVFHLAENEDDLSTTYATHGRRVVPRLDALGLLGPHAIAGYPRAVERSESERLAASGTFIALTPRATRSMDRAAESADGALSSLHLVGLGTGGHGTLQEELAGALVSMLSLARSGRMPDLDDSLAHLFVSGPAELCTRLYGKPSGGVEEGSIADLVVYDAIPAADPETGYSPFLLGQLTAARVAWTIVDGRVCVREGQLLGSDFVDLARDAAAALGRVWSRARLGS; from the coding sequence ATGGAAGGCCGACTGCTTCTGAAGAACTGCGCCGTGTTCCGTGCGGACGGTCGCGTCCGCCACGGCATGGCCGTCGTGGTCGAAGAGGGCATCATCCGCCGCGTCGCCCCGGACGCCGAGGTGCCCGTGCTCCCCGGTGACTGGGAAGTGGCCTGTCGAGGCCGCCTCGTCGCCCCCGGGCTCGTGGACTGTCACTCGCACATGGTCAACGGGCAGCTCTTGCCCCCCAATGGCGACTTCCTCCTGCGCCAGCCCCGCTCGCGCCTGGAGCGCATGCGTTCGGTGGCCAACCTCCTCACCGCCGAGGACGTGGAGGTCCTGGCCCGCTTCGCCTCCGCCCGCGCGCTGCTCGATGGCGTCAGCCTCGTCGTGGACCACCTGTCGTGCCCCACCGACGTCGCCGGTGGCCTGGAGGCCCAGGCCCGCGCCGCGAACGCGCTGGGCATTCGACTCGTCACGTCCCACTCCACGCACAGCCTGGATGGCGCGGATGTGGCCAACGCCCAGGCGGACGCCAACGCAGACTTCGTCCGCCGCTACCGCGAACACCCCCGCGTCCGTGGCGCGCTCGGCTTCCATGCGTCCTACACCTGCGAGGATGCCCTCCTTTCCCGCATCGCGGGGCTGCGCAAGGAGCTGAACGCCGCCGTCGTGTTCCACCTGGCGGAGAACGAGGACGACCTCTCCACCACCTACGCCACGCACGGCCGCCGCGTCGTGCCGCGCCTGGACGCGCTGGGCCTCTTGGGCCCCCACGCCATCGCCGGCTACCCGCGCGCCGTGGAGCGCTCCGAGTCCGAGCGGCTGGCCGCCTCCGGCACCTTCATCGCCCTCACACCCCGCGCCACCCGCTCCATGGACCGCGCGGCCGAGTCCGCCGACGGCGCGCTGTCCAGCCTCCACCTCGTGGGCCTGGGCACCGGCGGCCATGGCACCCTCCAGGAGGAGCTGGCCGGGGCGCTCGTCAGCATGCTGTCCCTGGCGCGCTCCGGGCGCATGCCGGACCTGGATGACTCGCTGGCGCACCTGTTCGTCAGCGGCCCCGCGGAGCTGTGCACCCGCCTGTACGGCAAGCCGTCGGGCGGCGTGGAGGAGGGCAGCATCGCGGACCTCGTCGTCTACGACGCCATCCCCGCCGCGGACCCGGAGACGGGCTACTCGCCCTTCCTCCTGGGGCAGCTGACCGCCGCCCGCGTGGCGTGGACCATCGTGGATGGCCGCGTCTGCGTCCGCGAGGGACAGCTGCTGGGCAGCGACTTCGTGGACCTGGCCCGCGACGCCGCTGCCGCGCTCGGCCGTGTCTGGTCCCGCGCACGGCTGGGTTCGTAG